In one window of Coralliovum pocilloporae DNA:
- a CDS encoding ABC transporter ATP-binding protein codes for MGSSFLELDAVTVHSERGDALLSDVSFGVSHGVRLAVVGPNGAGKTTLLRTICGLLSPDNGEIRLNGRSLQTLSFEERARQIAYVGQADDPDGRLSVTQYVGLGTRARQDQLSQAETAEGMHAILDALGLGSLADKRMDRISGGERQKAKIARALCQKPDLLVLDEPTNHLDPRARGDILNLVSGFGMAVIAALHDLTLIDSFADKVALLDGGRLIDLGSPSETLSTPNVRQVFDVDLLRLAHPDGRGFLPTLDLGKAEASRERSNTCIQTKG; via the coding sequence ATGGGATCATCTTTCCTGGAACTTGATGCTGTCACCGTTCACTCCGAGCGGGGCGACGCTTTGCTGTCTGACGTGAGCTTTGGGGTCAGCCATGGCGTACGGCTCGCTGTGGTCGGTCCGAATGGCGCAGGCAAAACCACATTGCTCCGGACCATCTGCGGCCTGTTGAGCCCGGATAACGGAGAAATCAGGCTGAATGGCCGCAGCCTGCAGACGCTCAGCTTTGAAGAGCGGGCCCGGCAGATTGCCTATGTGGGGCAGGCGGATGATCCAGATGGACGCCTGTCTGTCACGCAATATGTAGGGCTGGGAACCCGCGCCCGACAGGATCAGCTCAGCCAGGCAGAAACTGCGGAAGGCATGCATGCCATATTGGATGCACTCGGCCTTGGGTCACTTGCGGACAAGCGCATGGACCGGATTTCCGGGGGCGAACGCCAGAAGGCAAAGATAGCCCGCGCACTTTGTCAGAAACCGGACCTGCTGGTTCTGGACGAGCCGACCAACCACCTTGATCCAAGGGCTCGTGGCGACATTCTGAACCTTGTTTCAGGGTTCGGCATGGCGGTTATTGCTGCACTCCATGACCTGACCCTGATCGATAGTTTTGCCGACAAGGTTGCTCTGCTTGATGGCGGCCGGCTGATCGATCTTGGCTCCCCGTCTGAAACGCTCTCCACACCGAATGTGCGGCAGGTTTTTGACGTGGACCTGCTCCGGTTGGCGCATCCGGATGGGCGAGGTTTTCTCCCGACACTTGATCTTGGGAAGGCTGAAGCCTCTCGAGAGCGTTCCAACACCTGTATTCAAACCAAAGGATAG
- a CDS encoding ABC transporter substrate-binding protein: protein MIRFYGAALSALLMATAVQAEPVTVDNCGQPLTFETTPERLVVHDINMSEMAFALGLQDKMVGVTGISGWYKTSADFEKKRGDIPELAPKYPSLENLLGASPDLFFAGWYYGMKPGGDVTPDILKGHNIKTMVLSESCIHLDKTRPAASMDLLFGDVLRLGKVFDKADEAEALVKGWKEELAALKDAVPAEGRKRVFLYDSGADKPFTAGKYAITTAMIDAAGGENVTGDMETSWGTASWEAVAAANPEFLILLDYQNGDGAKGLMNFLKEHPVMKYTDAVKNGRYVALRYEELTPGPANIKAIGKITKAMYPKAF from the coding sequence ATGATCAGATTTTACGGTGCAGCTCTTTCTGCATTGCTCATGGCCACAGCCGTGCAGGCCGAGCCTGTAACGGTTGATAATTGCGGTCAGCCACTCACATTCGAGACCACGCCTGAACGGCTGGTGGTTCACGATATCAATATGAGCGAGATGGCATTCGCGCTCGGCCTGCAGGACAAGATGGTCGGCGTGACCGGCATTTCCGGCTGGTACAAGACCAGCGCCGATTTCGAGAAGAAACGCGGGGACATACCGGAACTTGCCCCGAAATATCCGTCTCTGGAAAATCTCCTGGGCGCATCTCCGGATCTGTTCTTTGCCGGCTGGTATTACGGCATGAAGCCGGGTGGAGATGTGACGCCGGATATTCTGAAAGGACACAACATCAAGACCATGGTCTTGTCCGAGAGCTGTATCCACCTGGACAAAACACGTCCAGCTGCCTCAATGGACCTGCTGTTTGGTGATGTCCTGCGGCTTGGCAAGGTGTTTGACAAGGCCGATGAAGCGGAAGCTCTGGTCAAGGGTTGGAAGGAAGAACTGGCGGCCTTGAAAGACGCTGTGCCTGCTGAGGGTCGCAAGCGCGTCTTCCTCTATGATTCCGGTGCGGACAAGCCGTTTACCGCCGGGAAGTATGCCATCACCACGGCAATGATCGATGCTGCAGGCGGCGAAAATGTCACCGGTGACATGGAAACCAGCTGGGGAACCGCGTCCTGGGAAGCCGTTGCGGCTGCCAATCCGGAATTCCTGATCCTGCTGGATTACCAGAATGGCGATGGTGCCAAGGGCCTGATGAATTTCCTCAAGGAGCATCCGGTGATGAAGTATACGGATGCCGTGAAGAACGGGCGCTATGTCGCCCTTCGCTATGAAGAACTGACACCGGGACCGGCTAATATCAAGGCTATAGGCAAGATCACCAAAGCCATGTATCCGAAAGCGTTTTAA
- a CDS encoding FecCD family ABC transporter permease, giving the protein MVRFILAVLAAGAGLLGLAFLAVSVGAVDIPFDVIWKAIRGAVFPSGQDEPHPLSRIILDLRLPRALLAIMVGAGLGVVGCILQTVTRNDLADPFLFGLSSGAAAGAVLVITVTGDVLGVWTLPIAAFCGGLIASATVLLLMARGVRQDPARLVLTGLAVSFLFLSLTNYMVFAGDQRAAHSVLFWTIGGLGLARWDILPIALAGLLAVGVYGVWKSRDLDALLSGDDTAQTLGVDVKNTRRMAFMVAAFATSAFVSVTGVIGFVGLMVPHLARAITGPLHGRLIILSSLIGACLLLVSDSLARTLLTPQELPIGIITSAIGALFVMSMLRRL; this is encoded by the coding sequence ATGGTGCGGTTCATTCTTGCAGTGCTGGCGGCAGGTGCCGGGCTTCTGGGGCTTGCCTTTCTGGCTGTGTCGGTCGGGGCGGTTGATATTCCGTTCGATGTCATCTGGAAAGCCATCCGGGGAGCTGTCTTCCCGTCCGGTCAGGATGAACCGCATCCGCTCTCTCGCATTATCCTTGACCTCCGGCTGCCCCGTGCATTGCTGGCGATCATGGTTGGGGCTGGCCTTGGGGTCGTGGGCTGTATTCTCCAGACCGTAACGCGCAACGATCTGGCCGATCCGTTTCTGTTTGGCCTGTCATCGGGCGCTGCCGCAGGTGCGGTACTGGTCATTACTGTTACTGGCGATGTTCTTGGAGTCTGGACTCTGCCGATTGCTGCCTTTTGCGGCGGGCTGATTGCATCAGCTACGGTCCTGCTGCTGATGGCTCGCGGTGTGCGTCAGGATCCTGCCAGACTGGTCCTGACCGGTCTGGCGGTGTCTTTCCTTTTCCTGTCGCTGACGAATTACATGGTGTTCGCCGGAGATCAGCGGGCCGCGCATTCAGTCCTGTTCTGGACAATTGGCGGCCTTGGGCTTGCCCGGTGGGATATCCTGCCCATTGCGCTTGCTGGTCTTCTGGCTGTTGGCGTCTATGGGGTCTGGAAAAGCCGGGACCTGGACGCACTTCTCTCCGGTGATGATACAGCCCAGACTCTCGGGGTTGATGTGAAGAATACCCGCAGAATGGCTTTCATGGTTGCCGCTTTTGCGACCTCGGCCTTTGTCTCCGTAACCGGTGTCATCGGCTTTGTCGGGTTGATGGTGCCGCATCTGGCACGTGCCATCACCGGGCCTCTTCATGGTCGGCTTATTATCCTGTCTTCTCTTATTGGTGCCTGTCTTCTGCTGGTCAGTGACAGCCTTGCCCGGACGCTTCTGACGCCGCAGGAGCTTCCGATTGGCATTATTACCTCAGCCATCGGGGCTCTGTTTGTAATGAGCATGCTGCGCCGCCTTTAA
- a CDS encoding methyl-accepting chemotaxis protein — MLKNAKITTKLIGMTVAALTVVLAAGVSVISWQVSETTTGQALAEAEAVAREQAEFVKRQMETGLTSAQILGDTLNGLREAEAIDRTAWMALLEKTLRENENLSGTWGVIPKNRFDGRDADFADTEKYDEHGDWRPYYFRLADGKIGYKPTSVPDVGNPEAQKWFNAPFISGQDYVTEPYSWEADGQTVTGVSFGVPLKNGSETIGVAGTDILLTPLANALSRISPLGTGSVHLLSQNGVWLSHPDAALLGKDWAEGRSDADAAHESAVKAAVKNAQPYTYEGYSNSLGTEVTRIIIPLRIGGTDATMSLVANVPNNTLTAASRQITVTIIGIGVALLFVVAGAVYGVGNSVVRKPIGRAISTIKALIDGNYTIEIADTDRGDEIGEVSRALEIFRDKAHQAEQLAHQQAEAQKQDAARAERVRELSRNFDQQVTSLTQTVLSQVQDLNDASISLMSEADDTSSKSASVAASSEEASTNVETVASASEELMASVNEISGRMKQSVDVASQAVDQAHSANGRIEGLTDAANRISEVVKLITEIAEQTNLLALNATIEAARAGEAGKGFAVVAAEVKELANQTAKATEEISIQIQSVQNETNGAVDAIKGITHTIEQINEISSDIQYSVDEQSQAIEEIARSIQEASNGTQEVTRNITSVATSADETGANARKVSSSANVLQSETDRLKAEVDGFLTGVREVA, encoded by the coding sequence ATGCTGAAAAATGCAAAGATAACAACAAAGTTGATCGGTATGACAGTTGCAGCACTCACAGTGGTGCTTGCAGCTGGTGTCAGCGTGATCAGCTGGCAGGTCTCGGAAACAACAACAGGGCAGGCCCTCGCAGAAGCAGAAGCCGTTGCCCGCGAGCAGGCCGAGTTTGTAAAGAGGCAGATGGAAACAGGTCTGACCTCTGCGCAGATCCTTGGTGATACGCTCAATGGCCTGCGCGAGGCAGAAGCCATAGACCGCACCGCCTGGATGGCGCTGCTTGAAAAGACACTGCGTGAAAATGAGAACCTGTCAGGAACATGGGGCGTTATTCCAAAAAACAGGTTTGACGGACGCGACGCTGATTTTGCCGATACGGAAAAGTATGATGAGCACGGTGACTGGCGCCCTTATTATTTCCGTCTTGCTGATGGCAAGATTGGCTACAAGCCCACATCGGTTCCGGATGTCGGAAATCCCGAAGCGCAGAAATGGTTCAATGCGCCGTTTATCTCCGGTCAGGACTATGTGACCGAGCCTTACAGCTGGGAAGCGGATGGTCAGACAGTGACCGGCGTCTCCTTTGGTGTGCCGTTGAAAAACGGCTCAGAGACGATTGGGGTTGCGGGTACCGATATCCTGCTGACGCCGCTGGCCAATGCCCTGTCGCGGATCAGTCCGCTGGGAACCGGTTCTGTGCATCTTCTGTCTCAGAATGGCGTTTGGCTGTCACATCCGGATGCTGCTCTTCTTGGCAAGGACTGGGCTGAAGGACGGTCGGACGCTGATGCCGCTCATGAAAGTGCTGTCAAAGCCGCAGTGAAAAATGCGCAGCCCTATACTTACGAAGGGTATTCCAACAGCCTTGGCACGGAAGTGACCCGGATTATCATCCCGCTCCGCATTGGTGGAACGGATGCGACCATGTCACTTGTGGCCAATGTTCCCAACAACACGCTGACAGCAGCCTCGCGACAAATCACGGTGACCATTATCGGTATCGGTGTCGCTCTGCTGTTTGTTGTGGCAGGGGCAGTCTATGGGGTTGGGAACTCTGTCGTCCGCAAACCGATTGGCCGGGCAATCTCGACTATCAAGGCTCTGATCGATGGCAATTATACCATCGAGATTGCGGACACGGATCGCGGCGACGAAATTGGTGAGGTCAGCCGCGCACTCGAAATCTTCCGGGACAAGGCCCATCAGGCCGAGCAGCTGGCACATCAGCAGGCTGAAGCCCAGAAACAGGATGCCGCCCGTGCTGAACGGGTTCGTGAACTGTCGCGGAACTTTGACCAGCAGGTAACCAGCCTGACTCAGACTGTGCTGTCCCAGGTTCAGGATCTGAATGACGCCTCCATATCGCTTATGTCTGAAGCGGATGACACCAGTTCCAAGAGTGCGTCTGTGGCCGCATCCTCTGAAGAAGCATCGACCAATGTGGAAACTGTGGCCTCGGCTTCTGAAGAGCTGATGGCATCTGTCAATGAAATCAGTGGCCGGATGAAACAGTCCGTGGATGTGGCAAGTCAGGCTGTCGATCAGGCTCATTCCGCCAATGGCCGGATCGAAGGTCTGACTGATGCCGCCAACCGGATCAGTGAAGTGGTCAAGCTGATTACCGAGATTGCGGAACAGACCAACCTTCTGGCTCTGAACGCAACCATTGAGGCGGCCCGGGCCGGTGAGGCCGGTAAAGGCTTTGCGGTCGTGGCAGCCGAGGTGAAGGAGCTGGCCAACCAGACGGCCAAAGCGACAGAAGAAATCTCCATTCAGATCCAGTCTGTGCAGAACGAGACCAATGGTGCGGTCGATGCCATCAAGGGGATCACTCACACGATTGAGCAAATCAACGAGATCTCGTCCGATATCCAGTACTCTGTTGATGAGCAGAGCCAGGCGATTGAGGAAATTGCCCGCAGCATCCAGGAAGCATCCAACGGCACTCAGGAAGTGACACGCAACATTACCTCAGTGGCAACATCAGCCGATGAAACCGGGGCAAATGCGCGCAAGGTGAGCTCATCTGCCAATGTCCTGCAGTCTGAAACGGACCGCCTCAAGGCAGAAGTGGACGGCTTCCTGACTGGCGTGCGTGAAGTCGCATAG